One Bacillota bacterium DNA segment encodes these proteins:
- a CDS encoding ATP-binding protein → MEKSWRKWFLTDVKRAIREYSMISEGDRVAVGVSGGKDSIALLYVLSYLRDYSHLSFGIEAILIDPGWCTPDYKPLAGYCAGVGVPLHVVRHPIAEIIDTKGEKSVCSLCAKLRSGVLNTTAKGLGCKRVALGHHLDDVIETFFLNMIYGGSLKPFRPAVYLDRIGLHLIRPLIYLTEHTLSMLAAREGLPVLPPMCPYAGKTERAAMKEIVCHITGKYPQFKRRFRCAMGNVSFEDLWNQKSEAGSRKSEDRR, encoded by the coding sequence ATTCCATGATTTCCGAAGGTGACAGGGTGGCGGTGGGCGTCTCCGGGGGTAAGGACAGTATTGCGCTCCTTTACGTCCTGTCTTATCTGCGGGATTACTCGCATCTCTCTTTCGGGATCGAAGCGATTTTAATCGATCCCGGCTGGTGTACACCCGACTATAAGCCGCTCGCCGGTTACTGCGCCGGCGTGGGAGTGCCGTTGCATGTTGTCCGTCATCCGATAGCCGAAATAATCGATACCAAAGGAGAAAAAAGCGTCTGCTCCTTGTGCGCGAAACTGAGGTCCGGGGTCTTGAATACCACGGCCAAAGGATTGGGATGTAAACGGGTCGCCCTCGGCCACCATCTTGACGACGTCATTGAGACCTTTTTCTTAAACATGATTTACGGAGGATCGCTTAAACCCTTCAGGCCGGCGGTTTATCTGGACAGAATCGGGCTTCATCTAATCAGGCCGCTGATTTACTTGACGGAGCATACTCTGAGCATGCTGGCGGCGCGCGAAGGACTGCCGGTGCTGCCTCCCATGTGCCCTTACGCCGGAAAGACGGAACGGGCGGCGATGAAAGAGATTGTATGTCACATTACAGGGAAGTATCCTCAGTTCAAGCGGCGTTTTCGTTGCGCGATGGGGAATGTAAGCTTTGAAGACCTGTGGAACCAGAAGTCGGAAGCAGGAAGTCGGAAGTCGGAAGATAGAAGGTAG
- a CDS encoding acyl-CoA dehydratase activase, which translates to MIVAGIDIGSLSAEAVLLEKKNIIGYRIMPVGADSRRAAESVFAAVLGDKGLSREDVGYIVATGYGRVSVPFADRQVTEITCHGRGAVYVLPGSRTVVDIGGQDSKAIRVNERGAVQDFAMNDRCAAGTGRFLEVMARALETDLVGFNKLAEAAERASTISSVCTVFAESEVVSLISRGVRRSEIALGLCAAVAERVAALVHRVGLGEEVTMTGGVAKNKCVVEGVSQRLGVRVAVPPEPQIIGALGAALLAWGLLIDGPKEPYDHGDFYPELDGCASDESEQ; encoded by the coding sequence TTGATAGTCGCGGGGATAGATATCGGATCGCTTTCGGCGGAAGCGGTCTTGCTGGAGAAAAAAAATATAATCGGCTACCGCATCATGCCCGTGGGGGCGGACAGCAGACGGGCGGCGGAGAGTGTTTTCGCGGCGGTGCTCGGAGATAAAGGCCTGTCCCGGGAGGATGTGGGCTATATCGTGGCTACGGGGTACGGGCGTGTAAGCGTGCCTTTTGCGGACCGGCAGGTTACGGAGATTACCTGCCATGGTCGGGGGGCGGTGTACGTCCTTCCCGGAAGCCGGACGGTTGTTGATATCGGCGGCCAGGATTCAAAGGCAATCCGCGTTAATGAGCGGGGAGCCGTCCAGGATTTTGCGATGAACGATAGATGTGCCGCAGGCACCGGGCGTTTTTTGGAAGTGATGGCGCGGGCGCTTGAAACCGACCTTGTCGGGTTCAATAAGCTGGCCGAAGCGGCGGAAAGGGCTTCGACCATCAGCAGCGTCTGTACCGTCTTCGCCGAGTCGGAAGTGGTTTCACTGATCAGCAGAGGGGTCCGCCGTTCAGAAATCGCCCTCGGACTGTGCGCGGCGGTTGCGGAGCGGGTGGCGGCTCTTGTGCATCGCGTGGGTCTTGGCGAAGAGGTGACGATGACCGGCGGTGTGGCCAAGAACAAATGCGTGGTGGAAGGTGTTTCGCAGAGACTTGGCGTAAGGGTTGCGGTGCCGCCGGAACCACAGATAATCGGGGCTCTCGGTGCGGCCCTGTTGGCATGGGGTCTTTTAATAGATGGCCCTAAAGAACCATACGATCATGGCGATTTCTATCCCGAGCTTGACGGCTGTGCCTCCGATGAATCCGAGCAGTGA
- a CDS encoding DUF456 domain-containing protein — protein MSTIGLIGAVILFLAGLAGTILPVLPGAPLILAGMVVYGLFAGFNHLPSYFFVGQALAVVLTFLVDYLSNAWGIKRFGGSKAAIWGGGLGLLCGAFILPPAGIVLGPFFGAFLAELIASGRSGRALRVGMGSLLGFIGGTAVKLGIEIAMIVWFFRAIY, from the coding sequence ATGTCCACCATCGGACTGATCGGCGCCGTTATATTATTCCTGGCAGGTTTGGCCGGCACCATCCTCCCGGTGCTTCCCGGAGCACCGCTTATCCTTGCCGGGATGGTAGTTTACGGTCTGTTCGCCGGTTTCAATCATCTTCCTTCATATTTCTTCGTCGGCCAGGCGCTTGCCGTGGTACTGACATTCCTTGTAGATTACCTGTCAAACGCCTGGGGCATAAAACGATTCGGCGGTTCAAAAGCGGCGATCTGGGGCGGCGGGCTCGGCCTCCTTTGCGGCGCCTTTATTCTGCCCCCCGCCGGCATCGTGCTCGGCCCTTTTTTTGGTGCCTTCCTTGCCGAGTTGATAGCTTCCGGCAGATCGGGTCGCGCACTTCGGGTCGGCATGGGCTCACTGCTCGGATTCATCGGAGGCACAGCCGTCAAGCTCGGGATAGAAATCGCCATGATCGTATGGTTCTTTAGGGCCATCTATTAA
- a CDS encoding bifunctional adenosylcobinamide kinase/adenosylcobinamide-phosphate guanylyltransferase: MVNAVLTAELFIPGAASLKEKRGRLKRLLERLRLRFNVAVAEVGGQNTWQRATLAVAAVAGEVACIHRVLQEVVDYIDGYGDTMLADYRVDLYGFYLGSGDEANAAKVNGGGCTLITGGVFSGRILFAASLLHRSSPVVYLSMSSGGGAAYETDLDVRARFPAHWETVQEPGDPARAILDVPPEAALVIGCLGGWVAGLLDKDETENDIYALVNGIINALRAREGTVLAVSAEVGMGTMPVDPREKIYRRVLGKINQQLAGMADSVYLVVCGIPHRVKP; this comes from the coding sequence ATGGTAAACGCTGTTTTAACCGCGGAGCTTTTCATTCCGGGAGCCGCTTCCCTTAAGGAGAAGCGGGGGAGACTAAAAAGACTGCTGGAACGGCTGCGCCTGCGTTTTAACGTGGCTGTGGCGGAAGTGGGCGGGCAGAACACCTGGCAGAGGGCGACGCTTGCCGTGGCGGCCGTCGCCGGGGAAGTCGCCTGTATCCACAGGGTTTTACAGGAGGTGGTAGACTATATCGACGGCTACGGCGACACGATGTTGGCGGACTACCGGGTTGACCTTTACGGTTTTTATCTTGGCAGCGGGGATGAAGCGAACGCCGCCAAGGTCAACGGAGGCGGCTGCACCCTTATCACAGGCGGTGTCTTCAGCGGCAGGATCCTTTTTGCCGCATCGTTGCTGCACAGGTCTTCGCCGGTTGTGTACCTGTCGATGTCCAGCGGCGGTGGTGCCGCATACGAGACTGATCTTGACGTCCGGGCGCGCTTTCCGGCGCATTGGGAAACGGTTCAAGAACCCGGGGATCCCGCGCGCGCCATCCTGGATGTCCCGCCCGAAGCCGCGCTGGTGATTGGCTGCCTGGGAGGGTGGGTGGCCGGGCTGCTGGATAAAGACGAAACGGAGAATGACATCTACGCACTGGTCAACGGTATTATCAACGCTTTAAGAGCGCGTGAAGGGACGGTGCTGGCTGTCTCTGCCGAAGTCGGGATGGGTACCATGCCCGTCGACCCTCGCGAAAAAATTTACCGGAGGGTACTCGGCAAAATAAATCAGCAGCTTGCCGGGATGGCGGACAGTGTCTATCTGGTGGTTTGCGGGATTCCTCACCGCGTAAAACCTTAG
- a CDS encoding DnaD domain protein, translating to MAEKRTPKKPVNSYREGNIVSAFGTDLMLTGGIFVPNLLLRFYKKLGISDTGMMILLQLFRLRTEESRLHVSVAELAECMTVEEPLLARELQTLLDRKFLAVTECYDGHRIVEGFDFQPLFEKISEVWACVKVEEIQEIQELLKKGMREAAPVDEVFSELYLAFEKEFGRPLSPIEAEQVLKWRQETAPTLVREALRRAVLMGKHNFKYIGTILLEWRKNNLRTLTEVEEYDRNYEAGRRRKGKRNPPAKEKEAKEEQERRKALIKSLYLS from the coding sequence ATGGCCGAAAAAAGGACTCCTAAGAAACCGGTGAACAGTTATCGGGAAGGCAATATCGTCAGCGCATTTGGTACCGATCTGATGCTCACGGGGGGCATATTCGTCCCCAACCTCCTCCTGCGCTTCTATAAAAAACTGGGAATCAGCGACACCGGAATGATGATCCTGCTGCAGCTCTTCCGTCTGAGAACCGAGGAATCGAGACTTCATGTCTCGGTGGCGGAACTGGCCGAATGCATGACGGTGGAAGAGCCGCTTTTGGCCCGTGAACTTCAAACGCTTCTGGACCGGAAGTTTCTCGCGGTTACCGAGTGCTACGACGGGCACCGCATAGTGGAGGGTTTCGATTTTCAGCCGCTTTTCGAAAAGATCTCCGAGGTTTGGGCCTGCGTAAAGGTAGAGGAGATCCAGGAGATACAAGAGTTGTTGAAGAAGGGGATGCGGGAAGCCGCTCCTGTCGATGAGGTTTTCAGCGAACTGTATCTGGCCTTCGAAAAGGAGTTCGGCAGGCCGCTGTCACCCATCGAAGCCGAACAGGTGCTTAAGTGGCGGCAGGAGACGGCGCCGACACTGGTACGCGAAGCACTCCGACGCGCCGTGCTTATGGGGAAACATAACTTCAAATACATCGGAACCATCCTCCTTGAATGGCGCAAGAATAACCTCCGGACCCTGACCGAGGTGGAAGAGTACGACCGTAACTACGAAGCCGGCCGCAGGCGAAAAGGGAAACGCAATCCTCCCGCCAAGGAAAAAGAAGCAAAGGAAGAACAGGAGAGAAGAAAAGCTCTGATTAAGTCGCTTTATCTCAGTTAA
- a CDS encoding ATP-binding protein, protein MGDVCQECGNRGLILRGDAAVPCACVKEKAMRARFSLSQMSPLMRKHTFDRFDFRYYSRSRKDEDKGITFQESAKRAYNAAKEFVTIFMKGEAGEGLIFTGQVGTGKSFLACCIANALLEAGKEVLFVVVPDFLDEIRATYDEESDVPLSEHELLGLARGTPLLILDDLGAFTYTDWARQKIYSILNHRLNHRLPVVITTNVALEELEEYLGARTTSRIIEICRPYRLMVENDIRAVRRHERESKRR, encoded by the coding sequence GTGGGGGATGTTTGTCAGGAGTGTGGTAACAGGGGGCTGATCCTGCGCGGCGATGCCGCCGTTCCCTGTGCCTGCGTTAAAGAGAAAGCAATGCGCGCCCGTTTCTCCCTCTCCCAGATGTCGCCTCTAATGCGTAAGCACACCTTTGATCGCTTTGACTTCCGTTATTACTCCCGCAGCCGGAAGGACGAGGATAAGGGAATCACCTTTCAGGAGTCCGCCAAACGTGCTTATAATGCGGCTAAGGAGTTTGTGACAATTTTTATGAAAGGGGAAGCCGGCGAGGGTTTGATCTTCACCGGCCAGGTCGGAACCGGGAAAAGTTTTCTGGCCTGCTGTATAGCCAACGCTCTTCTTGAAGCGGGGAAAGAGGTCCTTTTCGTGGTTGTACCGGACTTTCTCGACGAAATCCGGGCTACCTACGACGAAGAATCAGATGTACCGCTCAGCGAGCACGAACTCCTCGGCCTGGCAAGAGGCACACCCCTTTTAATACTTGATGACCTGGGCGCTTTCACTTACACCGATTGGGCCCGGCAGAAGATTTACTCCATTCTGAACCACCGCTTGAACCACCGCCTTCCGGTAGTAATCACCACTAACGTGGCCCTGGAAGAGCTTGAGGAGTATCTGGGGGCACGTACCACTTCCCGTATCATCGAAATCTGCCGGCCTTACCGGCTGATGGTGGAGAACGATATCCGTGCCGTCCGCCGCCACGAACGTGAGTCTAAACGCCGGTAA
- a CDS encoding DUF5752 family protein encodes MSNPFHFYTEHHLIKLLGLKARNPAELLDGIKKVPQSSIYYHTHRFLQQHFYLSPEPPNDFAYWFTNVLNLGDLGEAFASVDTVEFRSMEALRNKFIDILEGYTAKNPVVCPDGQEFYFMACKTFILPTQYVAQNLEEFAEMLAGTSVSSLYFHIFEARMRLGRDESDFEAWFKSLGADTLAKELSRLDPYTITLEGLREKIIKMVRKYAEH; translated from the coding sequence ATGAGCAACCCTTTTCATTTTTATACGGAGCACCACCTTATAAAGCTGCTGGGTTTAAAGGCAAGGAACCCCGCCGAATTGTTGGATGGGATAAAAAAGGTGCCGCAGTCTTCGATTTACTATCACACGCATAGGTTTTTGCAGCAGCATTTCTATCTTTCTCCTGAACCGCCCAATGATTTTGCCTACTGGTTTACCAACGTCCTTAACCTTGGGGATTTGGGCGAAGCATTTGCCAGTGTCGATACCGTCGAATTCAGGAGCATGGAAGCGTTAAGAAACAAGTTTATTGATATCCTGGAGGGGTACACGGCGAAAAACCCTGTGGTCTGTCCCGATGGACAGGAGTTTTATTTCATGGCCTGTAAGACCTTTATTCTCCCCACGCAGTACGTCGCCCAGAACCTTGAGGAATTTGCGGAAATGCTGGCCGGAACGAGCGTCAGTTCTTTATATTTTCATATCTTCGAAGCGCGGATGCGGCTCGGAAGGGATGAGAGTGATTTTGAAGCCTGGTTCAAGAGCCTGGGAGCGGACACGCTGGCCAAGGAGCTTTCCAGATTGGATCCCTATACCATAACGCTTGAAGGCCTAAGGGAAAAAATTATCAAAATGGTGAGGAAATATGCCGAACATTAA
- a CDS encoding glycosyltransferase, whose amino-acid sequence MPNINDYTAVVGESVINELYLLAERLHNRTVKNINSTAVGGGVAEILTRMIPLLKQLGVNARWDVIKGNDKFFNITKNIHNALHGANAQVTGEDWEYLLDVNRGNAAELDLSDDIIFIHDPQPVALVEEKRRGNRGKWIWRCHIDVANPRPEVMAFLKPYVERYDCAVFSAPAYCRELGIPQVLVSPSIDPLSDKNKELPEETVSEVLARFGIDRERPVVTQISRFDYLKDPVGVIKVYQKVKKHVDCQLILAGGGATDDPEGMKVLEEARSSAADDPDIHIVFLPPGSDIEINALQRASTVILQKSLKEGFGLTVSEALWKTRPVIASAVGGIPLQIKHKHSGILTYSIDGTAHYLKQLLQEPKYARNLGLNGKEHVKNNFLITRHIRDYLLLFLSLYYEGDVVRL is encoded by the coding sequence ATGCCGAACATTAATGATTATACAGCGGTAGTAGGCGAAAGCGTTATCAATGAGCTGTACCTTCTCGCGGAAAGGCTTCACAACCGGACGGTGAAAAATATCAATTCAACCGCCGTCGGCGGCGGCGTGGCCGAGATACTCACGCGAATGATCCCGCTGTTGAAACAGCTCGGGGTCAACGCCAGGTGGGACGTGATAAAGGGTAACGATAAGTTTTTTAACATCACCAAGAACATCCACAACGCCTTGCACGGCGCGAACGCCCAGGTTACCGGAGAAGACTGGGAATACCTTCTCGATGTGAACCGGGGAAACGCCGCCGAACTGGATCTTTCCGACGACATCATATTCATCCACGATCCGCAGCCGGTAGCGCTGGTGGAGGAGAAGCGGCGCGGCAACCGGGGGAAATGGATATGGCGGTGCCATATAGACGTCGCCAACCCCCGGCCGGAGGTTATGGCTTTCCTGAAACCGTATGTCGAGCGGTACGATTGCGCGGTTTTTTCGGCGCCGGCCTACTGCAGGGAGTTGGGGATCCCTCAGGTCCTGGTTTCTCCTTCGATTGATCCCCTGAGCGATAAAAACAAAGAACTGCCGGAAGAAACGGTAAGCGAGGTCCTGGCCCGTTTCGGTATTGACCGGGAGCGCCCCGTGGTTACCCAGATCTCCCGCTTCGACTATCTCAAAGATCCCGTGGGCGTGATAAAGGTCTACCAGAAAGTCAAGAAGCACGTCGACTGTCAGCTTATCCTTGCCGGGGGCGGCGCCACCGACGACCCGGAGGGCATGAAGGTCCTTGAAGAGGCCAGATCGTCCGCCGCGGACGACCCGGACATCCATATCGTCTTCCTCCCGCCGGGCAGCGACATCGAAATCAACGCCCTGCAAAGGGCTTCGACGGTCATACTTCAGAAGTCGTTGAAGGAAGGGTTCGGGCTTACGGTCTCGGAGGCGCTGTGGAAGACCAGGCCGGTCATCGCGTCCGCGGTGGGCGGCATACCGCTGCAGATCAAACACAAGCACTCAGGCATCCTTACGTATTCCATAGACGGTACGGCACATTATTTAAAACAATTGCTACAAGAGCCTAAATACGCGCGGAACCTCGGCCTCAACGGCAAAGAACACGTAAAGAACAACTTCCTTATTACACGGCACATCCGTGACTACCTTCTCCTGTTCCTTTCGCTTTACTACGAAGGCGATGTTGTTCGGCTCTGA
- a CDS encoding cell wall hydrolase: MMKTRIILFLILLLLGCCTSAAAGEGKWYKVATGDTLWAISTGHGTTVTAIMEANELDSDLILPGQMLSIPADTGAASAWDDLWLMAHIINAEARGEDFLGKVAVGAVIVNRLRHPAFPKTTHGVIFQCTNGVFEFTPVADGSINLEPDDQAFQAARAALDGVDPTNGALFFYNPETAEDRWIRTLPITASIGNHVFATNSFTST; encoded by the coding sequence ATGATGAAAACACGAATAATACTTTTCCTGATTTTGTTGCTGCTGGGTTGTTGCACTTCAGCGGCGGCGGGTGAAGGAAAATGGTACAAGGTTGCCACCGGCGACACGTTGTGGGCGATAAGCACAGGGCACGGGACAACCGTTACGGCTATTATGGAGGCCAACGAACTCGACAGCGACCTGATTCTTCCGGGGCAGATGCTCAGTATTCCGGCGGATACGGGCGCCGCGTCAGCCTGGGACGACCTTTGGCTCATGGCGCATATAATTAACGCTGAGGCCAGAGGGGAAGACTTTTTGGGCAAGGTGGCGGTGGGCGCCGTGATAGTCAACCGGCTGCGCCACCCTGCTTTCCCGAAAACAACGCACGGTGTAATATTTCAGTGCACTAACGGCGTTTTCGAATTTACTCCGGTGGCGGACGGTTCGATTAACCTTGAACCGGACGATCAAGCGTTCCAGGCTGCCCGGGCGGCCCTGGACGGCGTTGATCCCACAAACGGTGCGTTGTTTTTCTACAACCCGGAAACTGCGGAGGATCGCTGGATTCGAACCCTTCCCATCACCGCAAGCATCGGAAACCACGTGTTTGCCACAAACAGTTTCACAAGCACATAA